In the genome of Raphanus sativus cultivar WK10039 chromosome 4, ASM80110v3, whole genome shotgun sequence, one region contains:
- the LOC108854190 gene encoding calmodulin-1 has protein sequence MADQLIDEQISEFKEAFSLFDKDGDGCITTKELGTVMRSLGQNPTEAELQDMINEVDADGNGTIDFPEFLNLMAKKMKDTDSEEELKEAFRVFDKDQNGFISAAELRHVMTNLGEKLTDEEVEEMIREADVDGDGQINYEEFVKIMMAK, from the exons ATGGCGGACCAACTGATAGACGAGCAGATCTCCGAGTTCAAGGAAGCCTTTAGCCTCTTCGACAAAGACGGCGATG GTTGCATCACTACGAAAGAGCTGGGAACTGTTATGCGTTCGCTAGGGCAAAACCCAACAGAGGCCGAGCTCCAAGACATGATCAACGAGGTGGACGCAGATGGGAACGGTACCATCGACTTTCCGGAGTTCCTGAACCTGATGGCTAAGAAGATGAAGGACACTGACTCTGAGGAAGAGCTGAAAGAGGCATTCAGGGTTTTCGACAAAGACCAGAACGGTTTCATCTCCGCTGCTGAGCTTCGCCATGTGATGACTAATCTTGGTGAGAAGCTTACTGATGAGGAAGTGGAAGAGATGATCCGTGAAGCTGATGTTGATGGAGATGGTCAGATAAATTATGAAGAGTTTGTCAAGATTATGATGGCTAAGTGA
- the LOC108855853 gene encoding probable serine/threonine-protein kinase PBL7, with protein MGFYEGASVHPRNPETNLQGSSLNTPILTSPSSPDLANEKGLKTRLKKMIFDLGLACFLPPPPAGPTSIENSGSSGSGGENNKAWLLAETAPENINHDPHSVHSSFRFSLCSQTELEKMKGGAPSLSASSSCRNLSVSGGSATVLMVNLENGVKETGKSTDELTWTRARSLEKSISPVANTLVRFSYGEIVAATRNFSKGRVLGRGACSYVFRGKIGIWKTALAIKRLDKEDKESPKSFCRELMIASSLHSSNIVPLLGFCIDPEEGLFLVYKYVSGGSLEHYLHDKKKRKGMKTALPWSTRYKVALGIADAIAYLHNGTEQCVVHRDIKPSNILLSSKKIPKLCDFGLATWTAAPSVPFLCKTVKGTFGYLAPEYFQHGKISDKTDVYAFGVVLLELITGRKPIEPRRSSGEGNLVVWAKPLLDRGIEAIEELIDPRLRCTRKNSVYMERMIRAAAACVINEESRRPGMEEIVTILKGGEGGLETRTYSSRKNNTSLAGMIDSYTQLQQTKSEMKCHLDLAMLGVTDFEDDGHLYEG; from the exons ATGGGTTTTTATGAAGGAGCGTCTGTTCATCCACGAAACCCAGAAACAAATCTTCAGGGAAGTTCCTTAAATACTCCCATTCTcacttctccatcttctccagATCTCGCCAACGAGAAAGGACTGAAGACCCGTTTGaaaaagatgatctttgatcTGGGTCTCGCATGCTTCCTCCCTCCTCCTCCAGCTGGACCAACCTCAATCGAAAACTCCGGCAGCAGCGGCAGCGGCGGAGAGAACAACAAGGCGTGGCTTTTGGCGGAGACAGCTCCGGAGAATATAAACCATGACCCTCACTCTGTTCACTCCTCGTTTAGATTCAGTCTCTGCTCGCAAACCGAGCTTGAGAAGATGAAAGGAGGAGCACCTTCCTTGTCTGCTTCCTCTTCTTGTCGGAATTTATCAGTCTCCGGTGGTTCCGCGACGGTTCTAATGGTGAATCTTGAGAACGGAGTAAAGGAAACTGGGAAATCTACAGACGAGTTGACGTGGACGAGGGCTCGGTCGCTGGAGAAGAGTATCTCTCCGGTAGCTAATACTTTGGTCCGGTTCAGCTACGGCGAGATCGTCGCCGCCACTCGTAATTTCTCCAAAG GGAGAGTGTTGGGAAGAGGAGCTTGTAGCTACGTGTTCAGGGGTAAAATCGGAATTTGGAAAACGGCTTTAGCGATCAAAAGACTTGATAAAGAAGACAAGGAGTCTCCTAAATCTTTTTGTAGAGAGTTGATGATTGCAAGCTCTCTTCATAGCTCAAACATTGTGCCTCTTCTTGGTTTCTGTATAGATCCTGAAGAAGGTTTATTCTTGGTTTACAAGTATGTCTCTGGTGGTAGCCTTGAACACTATTTACACG ataagaagaaaaggaaaggCATGAAAACCGCTTTACCTTGGTCAACAAGGTACAAGGTAGCACTAGGGATCGCTGATGCGATTGCTTATTTGCATAATGGAACAGAGCAGTGTGTTGTTCATAGAGATATCAAACCCTCCAATATACTTCTTTCCTCGAAGAAGATACCAAAG ttatgTGATTTCGGGTTAGCTACTTGGACCGCTGCACCTTCTGTTCCTTTCCTTTGCAAAACCGTGAAAGGCACATTCGG ATATCTAGCTCCAGAGTATTTCCAACATGGTAAGATATCTGACAAGACCGATGTTTACGCCTTTGGTGTTGTCTTGCTTGAGCTGATAACCGGTAGGAAACCAATCGAACCAAGAAGATCATCTGGTGAAGGAAATTTAGTTGTTTGG gCGAAACCGTTGTTGGATAGAGGGATTGAAGCTATAGAAGAGCTAATTGATCCGAGACTGAGATGTACAAGAAAAAACTCGGTTTACATGGAGCGTATGATCCGTGCTGCAGCGGCATGTGTGATCAATGAAGAGTCTCGAAGACCTGGTATGGAAGAGATAGTCACAATCTTGAAAGGTGGAGAAGGAGGACTAGAGACAAGAACATACTCAAGCAGGAAAAATAACACAAGTCTTGCGGGTATGATTGACTCTTATACTCAGTTGCAACAGACCAAATCCGAGATGAAATGTCATCTTGATCTTGCGATGCTTGGAGTAACTGATTTTGAAGACGATGGTCATTTGTATGAAGGgtaa